The Plasmodium relictum strain SGS1 genome assembly, chromosome: 9 genome window below encodes:
- the PDX2 gene encoding pyridoxine biosynthesis protein PDX2, putative, producing MSGVTIGVLSLQGDFQPHISHFLKLEEPSLQIKEVRDKIDLCGCDGLVIPGGESTTLRKCFAYDNESLYNAIKNFIHVEQNPVWGTCAGCILLSKQVENIEMYSEYGKNFSLGGLDIAICRNFYGSQNDSFICSLNINSYNNIFNKNLRAACIRAPYIKEILSDDVQILATFTHEETGSNIIAAVEQNNCLGTVFHPELMPYSSFHQYFYEKVKNYKYS from the exons atgtCAGGAGTTACTATTGGAGTTCTATCTTTGCAAGGAGATTTTCAACCTCATATAAGTCATTTTCTTAAATTAGAAGAGCCATCATTACAAATTAAAGAA gtTAGAGATAAAATAGATTTATGTGGATGTGATGGTCTAGTTATACCAGGAGGAGAATCGACAACATTAAGAAAATGTTTTGCTTATGATAATGAATCCCTTTATAAT GCTATTAAGAATTTCATCCATGTGGAGCAAAATCCAGTTTGGGGAACTTGTGCAg GCTGTATACTATTATCAAAACAAGTTGAAAACATTGAAATGTATAGTGAATATGGGAAGAATTTTTCTTTGGGAGGGTTGGATATTGCGATTTGCAGGAATTTTTATGGATCtcaa AATGATAGCTTTATATGCTCcttaaatattaattcatacaataatatttttaacaaaaatttgAGAGCTGCTTGTATAAGAGCCccatatataaaagaaattttatcaGATGAT gTTCAAATATTAGCAACTTTCACACATGAAGAAACTGGCTCCAACATTATAGCtg cTGTTGAACAAAATAATTGTTTGGGAACAGTGTTCCATCCTGAATTAATGCCTTATAGTTCATTTCaccaatatttttatgagaaagtaaaaaattataaatattcgTAA
- a CDS encoding peptidyl-prolyl cis-trans isomerase, putative, protein MSLSLHTNYGDIKIELFCYEAPKTCKNFLALCASGYYDNTKFHRNIKGFAIQGGDPTNTGKGGESIYGKYFEDEFDSTLKHDKRGIVSMANKGKPNTNGSQFFITYSRQPHLNGIYPVFGKVIDGMDVLSVLENEPVGEKNRPIKDIVIESVTIHANPIAEDEAISN, encoded by the exons ATGTCTTTAAGTTTGCATACAAATTATGgtgatataaaaatagagCTGTTTTGTTATGAGGCTCCAAAAACTTGTAAG AATTTTTTAGCATTATGTGCCTCTGGATATTACGATAACACAAAATTTCACAg aaatataaaagGTTTTGCAATACAAGGAGGAGATCCAACAAATACAGGAAAGGGAGGAGAAAGTATTTATGGAAAATATTTTGAAGATGAATTTGATTCAACATTAAAG cATGACAAAAGAGGAATTGTTTCAATGGCAAATAAAGGAAAACCAAATACAAATGGAtctcaattttttataacttatTCTAGACAACCACATCTAAATGGAATTTATCCTGTTTTTGGAAa ggTTATAGATGGCATGGATGTCTTATCTGTTCTTGAAAATG AACCAGTTGGTGAAAAAAATAGGCCAATAAAAGATATTGTAATAGAGTCTGTAACAATACATGCAAATCCAATTGCTGAAGATGAAGCtatttcaaattaa
- the SEC12 gene encoding guanine nucleotide-exchange factor SEC12, putative, with protein sequence MNEIKVSYLNYPIYGIASNENYVVTSGGGGGKSYGIEDLLDVNIFNEKEKKLETIWSTTEQKGVIDSILYVEKYNIWIGSLKNECILFEINEETGPNILLNFITDFSEKNPRQIVVKFSGNEDFILTGGDDKTLRLWKLKFTKDSSCIPVNNNLYLDSKQAIEHLGDYIGHDESIKDCDISFDEKVISTCSSDYSLKIWDTFRYINLHTEFMKNPKNKDDKLIFRCCKFLKKSDLIREYTYTLLTAASSARGNSFLIIWSIYYNDKKDKFSCVKQNLIWLDERPCCNMAISTNENFLALGFSTGSLKLYNSKYSLLAHFKKHELPITAMCFTKNDKFLLAAGADYSISCVDINCFNFRFFKKIWKFFVFLFILLIIFVILLDCFNVGYDLHISGPITDKLKFNKTNVIKQKNQLLDEL encoded by the coding sequence atgaatgaaattaaagtatcttatttaaattatcctATATATGGTATTGCatcaaatgaaaattatgttGTAACATCAGGAGGAGGAGGAGGTAAAAGTTATGGTATTGAAGATTTATTGGATGTAAACATTTTTAatgagaaagaaaaaaagctAGAAACTATATGGTCAACAACAGAACAAAAAGGGGTTATAGATTCTATTTTATATGTAGAGAAATATAACATATGGATAGgatcattaaaaaatgaatgcatattatttgaaataaaCGAAGAGACAGGtccaaatattttattaaattttattactgATTTTAGTGAAAAAAACCCTAGGCAGATAGTTGTAAAATTTTCTGGAAATGAAGATTTTATATTAACAGGAGGAGATGATAAAACATTAAGGCTAtggaaattaaaatttacaaaGGATTCTAGCTGTATACctgtaaataataatttatatttagatTCAAAACAAGCCATAGAACATTTGGGTGATTACATAGGTCATGATGAAAGTATAAAAGATTGTGATATATCTTTTGACGAAAAAGTTATATCCACTTGTTCATCTgattattctttaaaaatatggGATACTTTTAGGTATATTAATCTGCATACTGAGTTTATGAAAAATCCcaaaaataaagatgataAATTGATTTTTCGTTgttgtaaatttttaaagaagTCAGATTTAATAAGGGAATATACATACACTTTATTAACTGCAGCTTCTAGTGCTAGAGGAAATAGTTTTTTAATCATATGGAGTATTTACTACAATGATAAAAAGGACAAGTTTTCTTGTGTAAAACAAAACTTAATATGGTTAGATGAAAGACCATGTTGTAACATGGCTATTAGTAccaatgaaaattttttagctTTAGGATTTAGTACAGGATCTCTGAAACTATATAATTCTAAATATTCTCTTTTAGcacattttaaaaaacatgAATTACCAATTACTGCTATGTGCTTTactaaaaatgataaatttttattagctGCAGGAGCAGATTATAGTATTAGCTGTGTAGACATaaattgttttaattttcgtttttttaaaaaaatttggaaattttttgtttttctttttatattattaataatatttgttattttattagaTTGTTTCAATGTTGGTTACGATTTGCATATAAGTGGTCCCATTacagataaattaaaatttaataaaactaatgttattaaacaaaaaaatcaACTTCTTGATGAGTTATAA
- the FT2 gene encoding folate transporter 2, putative, whose amino-acid sequence MIEKSNNPYLSIDPIVEKNKQHAEEIPLIHSTLKKEVDFTQIVVYLVGLSDGLTHLASLAIYYLFKDYFRLTPYQVSLILMYPYIPFILKPVIALITDSVSIFGMRRKPYLFLFSLFQSLNFLALALLNLTVFQATIILFFISLCASFCTTVAEALVVESSIGKTYSQGTNKVTEFIASKAVGSLSVAYFSGYFLEKMPREYIFLATSIFPLIILISCLFLKEKEYSTNKNIFNQLSDLINFINTPIFLGPFLYIFVYMSGPDYDDAFFFFCTNKLGFRPSFMGTLRLTYGIASLIGIITYRIFLKNYSLKKTLIITTLISFPIYVSPIVLTEKINKFLGISNELFVLSGGFLIEAITEIQLLPLFILTANICQTGLEASVFATILSVKNLGSLTKKGTSSLLTYLMRIDSYNFDNMSLYILICGLFLLLSLCLVPLLPNEENIDKLKDKQKAYA is encoded by the coding sequence ATGATTGAAAAATCTAATAATCCATATTTAAGTATAGATCCTATTGTAGAGAAAAACAAACAACATGCTGAAGAAATACCATTAATACATTCTACATTAAAAAAGGAGGTGGACTTTACTCAAATAGTAGTATATTTAGTAGGGTTATCAGATGGTCTAACTCATTTAGCTTCCTTAGCTATATATTATCTATTTAAAGATTATTTTAGGCTAACTCCATATCAAGTTTCCTTAATATTAATGTACCCATATATTCCATTTATATTAAAGCCAGTCATTGCATTAATAACAGATTCTGTTTCTATATTTGGAATGAGAAGAAAaccatatttatttttattcagtTTGTTTCAATCTTTAAACTTTCTAGCTTTAGCACTACTTAATTTAACAGTTTTTCAGGCtactataattttatttttcatttcattaTGTGCATCCTTTTGTACTACCGTTGCAGAAGCTTTAGTTGTTGAAAGTTCCATTGGAAAAACATATTCACAAGGAACAAATAAGGTAACAGAATTTATTGCATCGAAAGCTGTAGGTAGCTTATCAGTTGCTTATTTTTCTGGTTATTTCTTAGAAAAAATGCCAAGAGAATACATTTTTTTGGCTACATCAATTTTTCCACTAATCATATTAATAtcttgtttatttttaaaggAGAAGGAATATTccacaaataaaaatatttttaatcaaTTATctgatttaataaattttataaatactcCCATATTCTTAGGAccctttttatatatttttgtgtaTATGTCAGGACCAGATTATGATGacgcatttttttttttctgtaccAATAAATTAGGTTTTAGACCTTCTTTTATGGGAACCTTAAGGTTAACTTATGGTATTGCTTCTTTAATAGGTATAATAACTTATCGAATTTTCTTGAAAAATTACAGTTTGAAAAAAACATTAATCATTACTACATTGATCTCTTTTCCCATATATGTTTCTCCAATAGTGCTAactgaaaaaataaataaattcttAGGAATTTCTAATGAACTTTTTGTTTTAAGTGGTGGTTTTTTAATTGAAGCCATTACAGAAATACAATTATTACctctatttattttaacaGCCAATATATGCCAAACAGGTTTAGAAGCTAGTGTTTTTGCAACAATTTTGAGTGTTAAAAATTTAGGTTCTCTGACAAAAAAAGGCACATCATCCTTATTAACTTACTTGATGAGAATAGATAGTTATAATTT